Genomic segment of Sphingopyxis lindanitolerans:
CTTCGCCGGCCTTGGATTGAAAGCGAGTGGCGGCGCCATGGCGATCGGCGACTTCATGCGCCCGGGCGTCGTCGCCGCGACCGGGATCGATGCGGCGCAGCCCCTGCTCGATGCATCGGCGGACCTGGTCGGGCCCGTCGGCCTGTTCACCAATTTCGTGCAGATCATGATCCTGCTGATCGCCTGGGTGATCGTCGTGCTCGCCTTCTTCATTCTCGCGGTGCAGGTCTTCGTCACCATCCTGGAATTCAAGTTGGTGACCCTCGCCGGCTTCGTGTTGCTGCCCTTCGCTTTCTTCGGCCGCACCGCCTTCATGGCCGAGCGCGTGCTTGGGCATATCGTCTCGTCCGGCATCAAGGTGCTGGTGCTCGCGGTCATCACCGGCATCGGCGTGACCCTGTTCGATCGCTTCATGCAGGCGGGGCTTGGGCCGGAGCCCGACATCGAACAGGTCATGGCCATCGCACTCGGCGCATTGACCCTGCTCGGCCTCGGCATCTTCGGTCCTTCGATCGCCAATGGCATCGTCGCTGGCGGCCCGCAGCTTGGGGCTGGCGCGGCGGCAGGCACCGCGGTCGCGGCCGGCGCGACGCTCGCTGCCGGGGCGGCGGGAGCAGCGCTCGCAACAGGATCTGCTGCAACGGCGGCGCGAGGAGCCACTGCCGCCGGCGCGCGCGGAGCGGGCAGTGCTTCGGCCGCCTATGCCGCGGGATCAGCCGGGAAGAGCGGGGCGAAGGCTTTTGGGGCGGGGCTCGCCAATGTGGCGCGGACCGCGGCCAGCGGCGCTGCTGCTCCGGTTCGCAGCATGGCCGAGCGCATCAAATCCAACTTCGCCGCCGGCCGCGACGACGCGGCCGCTAGCACTGCGCCCGCGCGCGGCGCGGACGGACCCCCGGCCTGGGCGGCCGCGATGCGGCGGCGACAGACGATGACGCAGGGCGCGACGATCGGCGCCCAGACCCTGAAGGGCGGCGACAGCCATGGCGCCGGATCGGCGCCCGACATCAGCGAAAAGGACTGATCCCATGTTCAAAAGGCCCTCCAATCATTATGGCCGCTCCCCCGAGCCGGTCACGCCATACCAGCGCGCCGCGCAGGTCT
This window contains:
- the trbL gene encoding P-type conjugative transfer protein TrbL; the protein is MEDTGVIDQFLAVFSTYIDSGFGLLGGEVGFLSSTLIVIDVTIAALFWAWGADEDIIQRLVKKTLYIGVFAFIIGNFQTLAVILLESFAGLGLKASGGAMAIGDFMRPGVVAATGIDAAQPLLDASADLVGPVGLFTNFVQIMILLIAWVIVVLAFFILAVQVFVTILEFKLVTLAGFVLLPFAFFGRTAFMAERVLGHIVSSGIKVLVLAVITGIGVTLFDRFMQAGLGPEPDIEQVMAIALGALTLLGLGIFGPSIANGIVAGGPQLGAGAAAGTAVAAGATLAAGAAGAALATGSAATAARGATAAGARGAGSASAAYAAGSAGKSGAKAFGAGLANVARTAASGAAAPVRSMAERIKSNFAAGRDDAAASTAPARGADGPPAWAAAMRRRQTMTQGATIGAQTLKGGDSHGAGSAPDISEKD